A window of Paenibacillus sp. 19GGS1-52 contains these coding sequences:
- a CDS encoding zinc metallopeptidase: MMYLLVIIAFLFSLWAQFRVKGTFKKWSTVPNMNGITGYAAARRMLDSNGLNDVPIESIPGALSDHYDPIHRVVRLSEAVYHESSIAAVSVACHEVGHAIQHKERYPMLSLRHRMFPVVNFASSVAPFMLLAGFIFNYLNLVGLGIIFFSAAVAFQLVTLPVEFNASNRARGVMVQQGFIRNEEERGVAKVLNAAALTYVAAALVSLLELLRLVSVFFGNRN; encoded by the coding sequence ATGATGTATCTATTAGTAATTATCGCTTTTTTATTCTCGTTATGGGCGCAGTTCAGGGTAAAGGGCACCTTTAAAAAATGGTCTACGGTACCTAACATGAACGGTATCACCGGTTACGCTGCAGCCAGACGCATGCTTGACTCTAATGGCCTTAACGATGTTCCCATAGAATCAATACCAGGCGCTCTCTCTGATCATTATGACCCCATTCACCGGGTTGTTCGTCTATCAGAGGCCGTATATCACGAAAGCTCCATCGCCGCCGTCTCCGTCGCCTGTCACGAGGTGGGGCATGCTATTCAGCACAAGGAACGTTATCCCATGCTCTCACTGCGCCATAGAATGTTCCCTGTCGTTAATTTCGCTTCAAGTGTAGCTCCATTCATGCTGTTGGCCGGATTCATATTCAATTACTTGAATCTCGTCGGCTTGGGCATTATCTTCTTCTCCGCTGCTGTTGCATTCCAGCTAGTAACACTGCCAGTAGAATTCAATGCCAGCAACCGGGCTCGTGGAGTCATGGTTCAGCAAGGTTTCATCCGCAACGAGGAAGAACGTGGGGTGGCCAAAGTATTGAATGCCGCAGCATTAACTTATGTTGCCGCTGCTTTAGTGTCACTGCTCGAACTGCTGCGCTTGGTATCCGTTTTTTTTGGCAACCGCAACTAA
- the tpx gene encoding thiol peroxidase, whose translation MTQERTGVATFKGNPITLVGPKLTAGDSAPDFVLSKNLLEEVSLSDYAGKIKLISVVPSLDTGVCDAQTRRFNSEAAELGDDVVILTVSVDLPFAQARWCGAAGIDSVITLSDHKAVSFGQAYGVLIKEFRLDMRSIFVVDKNNTLTYVEYLGEMAEHPNYEDAIAAVKNLL comes from the coding sequence ATGACGCAAGAAAGAACAGGCGTAGCTACTTTCAAAGGCAATCCAATCACTCTAGTAGGACCTAAGTTAACAGCAGGTGATTCCGCACCAGATTTCGTTCTTAGTAAGAATCTTTTGGAAGAGGTATCCCTTAGTGATTATGCCGGCAAAATTAAGCTAATCAGCGTTGTACCTTCTCTTGATACCGGTGTATGTGACGCACAGACTCGCCGTTTCAATAGCGAAGCCGCCGAATTGGGCGATGATGTTGTCATCCTTACTGTCAGTGTAGACCTGCCCTTTGCTCAAGCTCGCTGGTGTGGCGCAGCCGGTATTGATTCTGTCATTACACTTTCCGATCACAAGGCTGTGTCATTCGGACAAGCCTATGGAGTCCTGATTAAGGAGTTCCGATTAGATATGCGTTCTATCTTCGTAGTTGACAAGAATAATACCTTGACTTATGTAGAATATTTAGGCGAAATGGCCGAGCATCCTAACTATGAAGATGCTATTGCTGCTGTAAAGAATCTTCTATAA
- a CDS encoding LysR family transcriptional regulator, whose product MELRQLQYFVKVAQKEHVTRAAEELHVAQSAVSRQIHQLEQELGVDLFMQKGRNLQLTPVGQLFCKRVEIVLKDLERSVAEVHEFLDPERGEIRIGFPHSLGTNLIPSIVAEFRQLYPHVKFRFKQGSYPSLIKDVLAGEVDLAFISPFPEDDEQVSGDVLMTEELFAILPQNHPLAGESVIRLEQLKEEKFVLFSQGYSLRPIVWQACLQAGFKPQIAFEGGETDTIRGLVAAGMGVSLLPEMALFQTNPLQPAQVRVMEPSVTRTVGLIHRTEGKLPLVARSFRAFLLNYFSDRQKNTPVGS is encoded by the coding sequence GTGGAGCTAAGACAGCTGCAATATTTTGTAAAGGTTGCCCAAAAAGAACATGTCACGAGAGCGGCGGAAGAGCTGCATGTGGCCCAGTCCGCGGTAAGCCGCCAGATTCATCAGCTGGAGCAGGAGCTTGGCGTAGACTTGTTTATGCAAAAAGGACGCAATCTGCAGCTGACACCGGTTGGACAGCTCTTCTGTAAGAGGGTGGAGATCGTTCTGAAGGATCTGGAGCGTTCGGTGGCTGAAGTACATGAATTTCTGGATCCGGAACGCGGTGAGATTCGTATCGGGTTTCCGCATAGCTTAGGAACCAATCTGATTCCATCTATTGTCGCGGAATTTCGCCAGCTGTATCCGCACGTTAAATTCCGATTCAAGCAAGGTTCTTATCCTTCATTAATTAAGGATGTATTGGCTGGAGAAGTGGACTTGGCTTTTATCTCTCCTTTTCCGGAGGATGATGAGCAAGTTTCTGGAGATGTCCTGATGACGGAGGAACTATTCGCGATCCTTCCCCAGAACCATCCGCTGGCAGGGGAGTCTGTAATCCGATTGGAGCAGTTGAAGGAGGAGAAGTTTGTTCTGTTCAGCCAAGGCTATTCACTGCGTCCTATTGTTTGGCAAGCCTGTCTGCAGGCTGGATTTAAACCGCAGATAGCCTTTGAAGGCGGAGAAACTGATACTATACGCGGTTTGGTTGCAGCAGGCATGGGGGTGAGTCTGCTGCCAGAGATGGCACTTTTTCAGACGAACCCTTTACAACCAGCGCAGGTGAGAGTCATGGAGCCTTCTGTGACAAGAACGGTCGGACTAATTCATCGTACGGAAGGCAAGCTGCCCTTGGTTGCCCGCTCATTCCGTGCCTTCCTCCTAAACTATTTCAGTGATAGACAAAAGAACACCCCAGTTGGCTCGTAG
- a CDS encoding rhomboid family intramembrane serine protease — protein MIFIRYENWKSYIRYYPVTCLLMLANVIMFVVLTFNGGSTNLATLVKFGAVVDAGPEKEELWRYAAAVFLHNGFSHLLFNSFALLVFAPPLERLLGWWRYAVLYLAGGILANVLSTYLGGAPAPGTATVSVGASGAIYAVYGAFLYVALMQRAIMDESSRKTLYGLLVLGIIMSFATPNVDWAAHIGGLVAGFFLYGLIIRIFPKSRK, from the coding sequence ATGATATTCATACGATATGAGAATTGGAAAAGCTATATCCGGTATTATCCGGTAACCTGTCTTCTTATGCTGGCCAATGTAATTATGTTTGTGGTCCTGACATTTAATGGCGGCTCAACAAATTTGGCTACGCTTGTGAAGTTTGGAGCTGTGGTCGATGCCGGCCCGGAAAAGGAAGAGCTGTGGCGATATGCGGCGGCGGTCTTTTTGCATAATGGCTTTTCTCACTTGCTCTTTAACAGCTTTGCTCTGTTGGTGTTTGCTCCGCCTTTGGAGCGGTTACTCGGTTGGTGGCGCTATGCAGTGCTGTATTTAGCTGGAGGTATTCTGGCAAATGTATTGTCAACTTATCTTGGGGGTGCGCCAGCTCCTGGGACTGCTACCGTGTCTGTAGGCGCTTCAGGGGCGATCTACGCTGTGTATGGCGCATTTCTATATGTTGCCTTGATGCAACGGGCAATAATGGATGAAAGCTCGCGTAAGACCTTGTATGGATTGCTTGTGCTGGGTATTATTATGTCCTTTGCAACACCGAATGTAGACTGGGCAGCTCATATTGGCGGTTTGGTCGCCGGCTTTTTCCTCTATGGATTGATTATTCGCATATTCCCAAAAAGCCGAAAATAG
- a CDS encoding MerR family transcriptional regulator gives MTLYRIGELAKAAQISERTIDYYTKLGLITPESRSMKNYRLYSHETMVALERINQLKQDKYTLEEIKVLMSKWHMATPETDVSDKLVELELHMQRLEREVKALEPMISGLKPSQARRALSTLLPQGIACMEAIRLLLSQGPPM, from the coding sequence CGGATCGGCGAACTAGCAAAGGCTGCCCAAATCAGTGAACGTACCATTGATTATTACACTAAGCTGGGACTGATCACTCCAGAATCCAGAAGCATGAAGAACTATCGGCTCTACAGCCATGAAACCATGGTTGCTTTAGAACGTATTAACCAACTAAAGCAAGACAAGTATACATTGGAAGAGATTAAAGTCTTAATGAGTAAATGGCATATGGCTACGCCTGAAACAGATGTTTCCGACAAGCTGGTCGAACTTGAGCTTCACATGCAGAGACTTGAACGTGAAGTAAAAGCACTTGAACCGATGATTAGTGGTTTGAAGCCGAGCCAGGCCAGACGCGCACTTTCGACTCTGCTTCCTCAGGGTATTGCCTGTATGGAAGCAATTCGACTCTTACTCTCTCAAGGACCGCCAATGTAA